From the Leptospirales bacterium genome, one window contains:
- a CDS encoding SDR family oxidoreductase, whose product MTKTKTILITGATSGIGQACAERLAKRGHRVFGTGRSVRSAMESKAGVTLLPMDVNSDASVRSAIAEIEKDSGRLDVLVNNAGYAVMGAVEDTSMEEARQQMETNFFGALRLCQAVLPIMRRQRSGTIVNISSLAGVLGLPFSGLYSASKFALEGMSESLRWEVKGAGIRVVLIEPGDFNTQLPAHRRFSSDRSGGAYREALAKFKANQDRDEAKAPSPEAVARLLARIVESRSVRLRYTVGMPGQTIVAPLKKLLPGRLFDGILAAALGL is encoded by the coding sequence ATGACAAAGACAAAGACGATCTTGATTACTGGCGCCACCTCGGGCATCGGCCAGGCCTGTGCAGAGCGCCTGGCAAAGCGCGGCCACCGCGTATTTGGCACGGGCCGCTCCGTTCGCTCTGCAATGGAAAGCAAAGCTGGAGTGACATTGTTGCCAATGGATGTAAATTCTGACGCCTCCGTCCGATCGGCCATAGCGGAAATCGAAAAGGATAGCGGTCGCCTGGACGTTTTGGTCAACAATGCGGGCTATGCAGTCATGGGCGCGGTCGAGGATACCTCAATGGAAGAAGCTCGGCAGCAGATGGAGACGAACTTTTTTGGGGCGCTGCGTCTGTGTCAGGCGGTTCTTCCGATCATGCGCAGGCAGCGGTCCGGGACAATTGTCAATATCAGCTCGCTGGCTGGCGTTCTGGGGCTTCCTTTCAGCGGGCTTTACAGCGCCAGCAAATTTGCGCTAGAAGGCATGAGCGAAAGCTTGCGCTGGGAAGTGAAGGGCGCCGGCATTCGCGTCGTTTTGATCGAACCGGGAGACTTCAACACCCAGTTGCCGGCGCATCGCCGATTCAGCAGCGATCGCAGTGGCGGGGCCTATCGCGAGGCGCTGGCAAAATTTAAGGCCAATCAAGATCGAGACGAGGCAAAGGCGCCATCGCCGGAAGCGGTTGCCAGACTCTTAGCCAGGATCGTCGAATCCAGAAGCGTCCGGTTGCGCTACACTGTCGGCATGCCGGGACAGACGATCGTTGCGCCGCTGAAAAAACTGCTGCCGGGCCGGCTCTTCGATGGCATTCTGGCCGCTGCCCTGGGACTTTGA